In the genome of Candoia aspera isolate rCanAsp1 chromosome 4, rCanAsp1.hap2, whole genome shotgun sequence, the window ATTCAGTTCACCACACCAGCTCTGCCACCTCTTGTCTCTTCACAGCTGATGCTTGTAGGCTGAGGTGAAGATGGCCTTCCAGATTCCTCACGCCCCTCCACACACCTTCACCAACTTCATCGCACATATTTCTCCCACTTCACAGAGCCCCAGCCCCGGGGTCCCTCGCTGTCTGACACACATTCTTTGTCACCCAGTTTTTTCGTGCTCTTAcgcttccttttctctttttgcacAATGTCAGAATCCCAAGTAGAGGCACCTGTTTTCAGGGTGGTTAGTGGCAGCATAGTCtacctgttctttttttccttttgtgtccaGAAGAACCAACTTGAAGCTAGCGtgttttttcagctttttctgCCCAAGATTGAAGGACTGTGTTGTTAACACTATCAACCACTTATTGAGAAGCAAGCAATCCTATGCTAGGCACTCCCTTTCCTAAGAAGACAACCTTTCCTTCATTTTGGGCAACCCTTTGCCTTGACAATTCTATGGTGCCACCATTGGGGACCCAGACTGACTTAGCATTTTCTTCCATCTTAGCAGGTCTTCTTGGGATATTGTAGGTCCCCAGGAGGATAAACAGTGGAATGTTATtgcagaaagggagaaaatgaCCCCTTACAAAGAAACAGGCATTGGAGAGACCTAGGCTTAATACACTTTTCTGTGAGATTTGCTATCAAAGTCACTTCGAAGTTAATAACCTGCATTGTTCATCCATGCCTGGCAAACAGTATCATCCTGCTCTCAACCATTTATTGATATTAAAAGTTTCCTTTCCAACTCACCCACCCAAAAGAGACTCAGCTGAAGGAGAGCTATTTACACCCTCCCCTGACAGTTTGATCCATATGTATGTGTTAGTTCTGATACAATATTGTCCCTCTCAGACCCCTCAGAGATCGGGAAACTGAAGACAATGGTTAAAAAATATCCTTACAGATCTCTCCAGGAAAATgatggaaggggaaaggaaatatTCCTGGAAAGCATTATTTCACAGTGGCTTCAAACCTCCACCCGGGTAGGAAATCCAAATCAGAATCCAACTGTAGATTTCACCATACAATTCTGTTCAGTCCAAGAGGTGACGAACTTTCAACTTCAGAGCAACACATTAGTGTCAATTGCTGCAGTTACGGAAGCAGGTCCCACCACATTTATAGAACTGCCCTATCTTGTGTTTAGGTTTGGCGAAAACTGTCTGGAGAGGGAATGGCTTAGCAGTGCCAGTGGGATCTAGGTGCGACCACTGTAGGCTCCCTCTGACCACAACCATCGGTAGGAAAAGTCCCCCTAACAGTCTTTTCTGATTTGTCATTCTTCCCCAAATGTGTTGGAATTTCAACCTCCATCATTCCCAGCAAGCTTACAGAAAACTGGTTACCAAACACAGCTGGAAGGCAACAAGTTATGGAAAGCTGCCTAGCAAAATATGAACCAGAAAATGGAGTGGTGGTAGTGAGCAAGTTATTTAGTGAAACAAAATCCATTATCTTCAAACTATCTTACTGCTCCCCAATGacccaagattaaaaaaaaatacatttcctaCTCTGTGCCttccattaattaaaaataaaaatcctgttaTGAGGGAATACAAGTATGAAGTGAAGACCTTCCTCCTACTCTACTGCAGGTGTTGGCAACCTGGtcccctccagatgttctggagtTTAAACTTTCCAGGGTGGCTAATGCCCTGAGTTGGGAAAGTTTAGGCTAAGATATTTAGAGGGCACCAGTCCCACTGTTTGCACACCCTCCAGGctgtgaggatgaggatgatcaTAATTTCCTCGCTATGTATGTAGTAGTGGAACAACCCTGCAGTGGACACCACAGATAATTCAAGATCCTAAGCAGGCATTCATTGTGCTCATTAAGAAGGTTGTGAATGAGAGTCAAGCACTGGCTATTTAAACCTTAACATGTCcgaagttttttttctctttaaagtaACAGAATCAGAGCTAGGATGCTGAGTCTCCCTTGTCCTCTTTGCAAGCCATATGTTATGTAGGTAAGGTGCCTCAAAGCATATTTCACACTACAGTACAAAGTTAGGACCAATGCACAAAGCAAGATTTTTGCAGTTTGAGGGCACCACAGGATGAGGATAAATTCCTTTGCCTCTGCTTCCTTACAGATGACATGGGGATAATTCTCACAACCCTGACTCCTCAGCTAGATTTCCCATCCTCTCCACACAGcaaaaagcatttggaagaggaaaggaaggtgAGAACTCAAGTCTTTGTGCACCCCACCCTCCAAATACACCAGATTGACAACGCTGCCCCTCTACCAGGCCAGGTGTGTAATTACTAAGTTCAACCCACATTGAGACCTGAGGATGAggatagttttttgttttgttttgtgttttgagcCATGGAGACAAGACTGGTCATATTCTATTTATAGTCATTTAACTGCTGCAATTCAGGACACCCAACTATTTTCTATTTACAGAAATGATTGAATATTTAATGAGTAAATTCAGGTTAAAGCAGATGAATGAATGGAAACTTCTCAACTTTTCATGTAAATCacttcaacattaaaaaaaaaagggggggggaatagcAGGAACATGCCTTCACCAGAAGGATGCAAGCAAGGGGATGACTTAATTACAACAGAAGGGAGGGAGGTTTAGATCCAGAGTTCTACAGCTCTTTAACATGATTGTTGGGTAAGATCATCTTGGAATGTTGGAGTGAAGAACTGCTGAGAATCCAGTTCTGTTCCCCTCCCCACCCATTATTATAGCCAGATAAGACACACAAACTAGAGTCATGTTCTCTTGTTTATTAGatgttaaaatagaaaataggaaatcaaagatttattttaaaaagggcaaaactgaaacacaaaCAGATATTTCAAAAGGATATATCATATCATAATTGTTCAATAAATTCAACAGTTTTCATTGCACACAAATCTTGTAATGTTATCTAGAAAGTAAAAATTCCATTTCTGTTTGACCAAACATGTATCAAAGTTCCATTAAATAAGAACCAGGAGCAAGATCATCATACAGTCAACAAAGAagcaagcattttcttttcttcttcaatcCAGTTGATTGCCAAGTCTGTAATTATAGTTGAGTTGTCCTTTCTAGACTTTTAGCTGCATCTTTTAACTTTCCAACTAAATCCTAAAATATGAAATAAGAagttaagaaaagaaatattttgctaTAAATAACTAATTTTATGCATTATTAGAAGTTTCCTTGTCTTCAAGCAAGATCAACATTTTATACAAAAAATCCCAGTGacttaagaatttatttttctcccattttatatttttagtaaATATAAAAACTTCTTCATTGTTTTAATTAGAGTATATAATGAATGTTCTTAAAAGGAATATGTGCTGATAACATTATCACATATAAAATTAATGAGTTTGGGCTGGGACAGATATGTTAATAACTAATATAAAATTTAAGTTTTTCTTATTTGCCAAATAATACACAGAACAATATAATTTCTTACAGTTTAATTGAATACAAAGAAGTAAATTAACCCAACAATTTTCTGAGCTTGCAATCCTAAAGACATTTAATACATCCCATTGAAACATAAGgaattttcaaataaatgtgaTGTGCATATATACAATTTTGAAACAATACGAAATTGTAGACAGTTGCTTACTCCTTAGTTTCTCAAGTTTTGGTTAGTTTACTCCATTTTTTCTTATTAGTAAGCTTATTGTGTTTAATGAAGCTTATTCTTAACGCACAGGATTGCAACTTTATATATATTCTCAAATTAGTTGTTTTGATTTTGGTGTAAATTAATGTGGATAATGGGGACTCAGCTGTCAATACATAGTAGTTTAAGTAAAGCCAACTAAGCCAAACTCCATGCTCAGTACATATTATACAGTCAAATATATAATACAGAAAATGAGCTTCATCTAATATAACACATTTGAAAGCTTCTAATATTTTTGCAGTAGTGCAGACACTTATGTAAATCAACTTGAAATCTCATCTTGGAAAAGTAGAAAAGTTAGTAATTCTGTAGCATTTTATGTTTTAAAGATGAGACACAGtcaagcattttatatttttatggactttttgtaaaAAGTCTGATGCTACTCAATATCAGTACACAACAGGGTAAGAAAAAAATACCTGCAATTGCTCCATAGAACAACTAAAATTAATGTCCTGATGAGATCTTGAATCATTGTTCTAAAATAACAAAATCCCAAACATTAGTTGTTAAGacgtaacaaaaattaaaacaatcataATCTACTAATACTAGAATTTTCTAGATGGATGTAATACCTCTACTCTTAAGGTCATCAAATAGGCAGGGCGATAATTTTTATGAAGTTGATTAGTCTAAAGTGGtaagacagaaggaaaaaaaattaggttTTGCAGatcaaagtgaaaaagaaaaaaaaacaatacccATTTGATTTAAATTACCTTGATCTGATATTCCAGACGCCAACAAACATCAGTTATATGTAGTGGACATCTGCCTATACTGAAAACATAATGAATATCCATTAGGCTAAGATATGCTGGACAGCACAACTGTTGCCAGATCTTATaggtgaaaaagaaaagtaacagCAGTgtattaattgtggttttatGAAGCAACTTACCTCCATAAACCTTGTGAAGAagtttattattttcaaaatgcatttgaaaGTTGGAATATTAATATAACTTCCCTTGACATACCTTCCCAATATGATTTCCAAGGTATCCTTATGTTtctacaaaaaggaaaagggCAAAGGTAGTGTGTCAGCTTCTACAGATTACCCAGAAATTAAtggaaggaattaaaaaaagacaaagtgTGTTTGAAAACCTGATATTCAGTGCAAAATTGTTCAATTCTTTCTCTGTCAAGTTTACAGTCTTCTAGATAGGTGCTAAAGGGAAAAGCAAGATGTGTTACCAATAAATCTAATACAGGTcgaacacaatttttaaaaaaagtttaagagtTTTAGGATACCTTATAATAGATTTGTCAACTTTTTGCTTCCCAGCTTCTATTATACAAGTGGTAGCTGCCGCATGGCAATGTTTTAGTATTGCTGGATCAATATGTTCCAAATCTGGGTAGTCTAAAAATAAGCGAATGGTTGATTATGACATCTTTCAGGAGGATAGATACGTGCATTGGTTTTCCCATGCAGGAAGACTAAGCTCCATGCAATTACAGCAGCTGGGTAAACAGAAGGCTATCATATTGACAA includes:
- the COMMD3 gene encoding COMM domain-containing protein 3 → MELSEPVQSGLQILADPGCFSLRAFGALLQAAFQSLLGVQAEQAAFDYPDLEHIDPAILKHCHAAATTCIIEAGKQKVDKSIISTYLEDCKLDRERIEQFCTEYQKHKDTLEIILGSIGRCPLHITDVCWRLEYQIKTNQLHKNYRPAYLMTLRVENNDSRSHQDINFSCSMEQLQDLVGKLKDAAKSLERTTQL